A genomic region of Canis aureus isolate CA01 chromosome 16, VMU_Caureus_v.1.0, whole genome shotgun sequence contains the following coding sequences:
- the LOC144286911 gene encoding uncharacterized protein LOC144286911 isoform X6 → MGASPGSLNISVSLARPSAPLAWVSAPQSIMSRLCLSLFFIFTWQPSWLLGQAAPLPAWARRTSGPRRSPEPPEPPEPWSSHSSELLHESLQALTHPAEAGGGFNNLRSSAPAQISAPPKQLTETLVPFLDTDSNGELPPETDQYLNDKPTLHERLLQVVPALGDENQAIVLPPPLKSKMKTGDEPEDHQSLEILAPPLDSQGLNQRKFFVSSPNLDKDLVQHRRLAKVVIGTPNQFANKELLEQLQDDYSDSGMDIIYPEENRPMDFPGGPDQPPELPEELEISSLLQETPAGPLQSTVEEPEPFVPGVEAQAKHPESPEETETPPLLQDALSQPPEILKEAGNSVSPQEAPAEPSSTPEVQQEASAQPTEAPEEVEPWTPQEAPAQPPEEKVPPQEVNVPSLSQNEAQRPKLHNVTVKPVDLALTVTVTQPPQHPKKAEPAILQEQPAQPPELSLGEVEPIPTQQEHPAQPLEHHEVKVAPPGHHQVQQLNLPNITVKPAGVQVTVTPEPTTEVGPLPVQRESVTQPSVPLNVEPFATQHEAPTLPPQSPEENEHLSFQQETPTESPESPTQEKPPTQQETPVQTPGEVKPSTTQQDTLAQDSQAPEEGESPSTQEEALAQLPGTQEEKEPSPPQQEAPAELPQIPEEGEPSSIQEESQDHHAQTPEKAKPSSTQQEAPTQYPQASEEGEPSPAQEEAPTQFPQILVKSGFPEQHPAPAENVEPYPDQQGVPTQTGDLPEETELSPSQQWSSSLPQMPVVGVEPSPVQPEHQAQPPESSTDIVAQPPVHHEVTSSRLGPGEAQHPMLPNITAKPVDLEVFITPVPTKFEHAPGQQEASAQAPVPPEQVEFSPAQSELLFQSPETLEDEFPPGQQELIVKTPDPPKEMEPTSAQQEAPAEPSEPHKEIEPSSNEYTVSAHSPGPTEDVKPPTQPEVPAQPPVPQQVPAISPEPRQEVEPSATQQESPAQSLELADKVEPLPVSQKTPSQLLQFPEKVESSPVLQEAPSLPLEPLKEVELSPAQQVAQTQPSELPEKLESFPILQQASTQSPEPHQESEPSPAQPPEPSKEVEPQLPVHNEMTVPPQGQDQAQRSSLPSVTAKPVDLEFTVPPEPSTTLQQTLAPPEDPEVTLPHPEHVEAQSPNLSEVTVQPLDLELTITPEPITEVETSTMQETPGPPLEPPDESVMQPPMYREVTVPTPGQDQARHLLLPNVTVQPLDLELTLTPEPTTKVEHSTTVSKTTVPPKDMEVTFAHQEQVQAQHPILTEVTVQPLDLGLTITSEFTKEIELPQPMQETPIQLPEPPKEVTVAQSPVYQEETIPTPGWDQIQHPSSPSVTVQPLDLELTVSPEPTTEVEHSTALKKTIAPPKDVEVTFAHLEQVLSRRPNLTKVTVQPLDLELTITPASTTEIEPSPTMPLELPKELVAQPSIYQEAAVPTSAQDQAQHLWSPNVTTQPLALELTISPKPTTEVEQSTTLHQTTAPPKDLEVTFPPSEQVQVQHSTLNKVKVKPLDLGLTITPEPTTETKPSPTMQETPTQPPEPPKEVVVQYPFHQEGTVPTLGQDQAPYPTLPSVTVHPVDMGLTMTSEPTTQVEGSTTTKTTTPPPKDLEMTLAHLEQIQRQHPNLTEVTVPPMDLEITVTAGSNMEVEPSPARQETPTQPPEPPKEVKVQYPFHQEVMSPTPSKGEVQHPESPSITFHNGGLGLTITPEPITEAKHSATTKKTTAPSPADLEVTLAHRERVQSQQPNLTKVTVPPMDLEITVSHQPESSESVLPPTTQPSVVHFAKYFPEKAYTTFTEQPEQSVTTNVNICELCTCKDETLSCTGFSPKQRLRRVPVPEPNTDNNTFTILNFQGNAISYIEENTWKPYRWTEKLILSHNPLTTVEDSYLFKLPALKYLDMGTTQVSLSTIESILMMTLELEKLILPSRMSCCLCQLKNNIEVVCKTVKLHCDGECLTNATRCDEKASIMNVEGSFMKVLKARKKSTSTELTIEPEKASSDKNGIGLSAFMNEQLDFNDESDVISALNYILPYFSEGNVEDVESTLLPFIKTLFSNVQDGDKPVGYLKNNTKSPSLEPGPNNSTYKNKLRKLSFLENLLDAEIQEKIDEVKKKEKTAMLIPPGILGPKFKKLETAQGQEKTLPKSKNLRKRWFRKNSVLKGPKDPQKRHYKEVDVQSTQGKQSAQSFVKNMAKERRLSGPSPRELEELHMAQRPRKLVGNSVHTESSFIKEHKAAASSFPKQNIMGKPSASTAPKSLPKVKTKSEDSTYPIVVLEDANARVREMEASRPVSHSGKKYIFHKIRSRIVQRTPKTKKSKKFRKKNSLSNRLMPAQRPPLPAVRSLIDSPSQEAISSSEKRIQENPFPELFTLSEPSKENTTVENTTAQNASEEIISPGSTTVSEQTPPEFTNRRNLSNTYSTTTRDNFVPTVKQTNETQWEYHNLVTDLPPKPTGFSVAKLSSAGDLFEIQLNQQLRSLIPNNDVRRLISHVIRTLKMDCSETNVQLACAKLISRTGLLMKLLSEQQEVKVSKAEWDTDQWKTENYINESTEAQSEQKEQKSSEPTKEVPGYGYNNKLILAISVTVVVMILIIVFCLIEIYSHRAAPVEDEEGGSRLFFNSLLHKRCSIQRENQGFFWRRRPLWLRDMYRPLNATRKKNMAQKLHDRDSSDEDEIFNKEPGEKGGAPVEKPRAADSAAEDLGEESDSELRTVIVLK, encoded by the exons ATGGGGGCGTCACCGGGCTCCCTGAACATTTCGGTTTCTCTGGCGAGACCGAGCGCCCCACTGGCTTGGGTCTCTGCTCCGCAGAGTATCATGTCCAGGCTttgcctctcccttttttttatttttacctggcAACCGTCGTGGTTGTTGGGCCAGGCAGCTCCGCTTCCCGCGTGGGCCCGTCGGACCTCCGGCCCTCGGAGATCCCCGGAACCCCCGGAACCCCCGGAACCCTGGTCTTCGCACTCTTCTGAACTCCTGCATGAATCGCTCCAGGCACTTACCCACCCCGCAGAGGCGGGGGGGGGCTTTAATAACTTGAGGTCCTCTGCTCCAGCCCAGATATCGGCCCCGCCTAAGCAGTTGACTGAGACTTTGGTTCCATTCCTGGACACGGATTCAAATGGTGAGCTGCCCCCAGAGACAGATCAGTATCTGAATGACAAGCCAACCCTGCACGAAAGGCTCTTACAAGTGGTTCCAGCGTTGGGTGATGAGAATCAGGCCATAGTTCTACCTCCTCCActcaaaagtaagatgaaaaCTGGAGATGAGCCAGAAGATCACCAGTCATTGGAAATACTTGCTCCACCTCTGGACAGTCAGGGTTTAAACCAAAGAAAGTTTTTTGTTTCATCCCCAAACCTGGACAAAGATCTAGTTCAGCATCGAAGGCTTGCCAAAGTTGTTATTGGAACTCCAAACCAATTTGCAAATAAAGAGCTCCTAGAACAACTGCAGGACGATTATTCAGATTCTGGTATGGATATCATATACCCTGAGGAAAACCGACCAATGGATTTCCCAGGGGGACCAGATCAACCCCCAGAGCTCCCTGAGGAGCTTGAAATTTCTTCACTCCTGCAGGAGACCCCTGCAGGACCTCTCCAGTCCACTGTAGAGGAACCTGAACCTTTTGTGCCTGGAGTGGAGGCCCAGGCCAAGCATCCAGAGTCCCCTGAAGAGACAGAAACACCTCCACTTCTTCAGGACGCTCTATCTCAGCCTCCAGAGATCCTTAAGGAAGCTGGAAATTCTGTAAGCCCACAGGAGGCCCCAGCTGAACCTTCAAGTACCCCTGAAGTCCAACAGGAAGCCTCAGCTCAACCTACAGAGGCACCTGAGGAAGTAGAACCTTGGACCCCTCAGGAGGCCCCAGCTCAGCCACCAGAGGAGAAGGTACCACCTCAGGAGGTAAATGTGCCATCTCTGAGTCAGAATGAAGCTCAGCGGCCAAAATTACACAATGTCACTGTTAAACCTGTAGATTTGGCACTTACTGTAACTGTGACTCAGCCTCCACAGCACCCCAAGAAGGCTGAGCCTGCAATCCTGCAAGAACAACCAGCTCAGCCACCAGAGCTGTCTTTGGGGGAGGTGGAACCTATTCCAACCCAGCAGGAGCACCCAGCTCAACCTCTAGAGCATCATGAGGTGAAAGTTGCACCTCCAGGTCACCATCAGGTTCAACAGTTAAACCTGCCCAATATCACTGTTAAACCTGCAGGCGTGCAGGTTACTGTAACACCAGAACCCACTACAGAGGTGGGACCTTTGCCAGTTCAACGTGAGTCTGTCACTCAGCCCTCTGTGCCCCTTAATGTGGAACCTTTTGCAACCCAGCATGAAGCCCCAACTCTGCCTCCACAGTCCCCTGAGGAGAATGAACATTTGTCATTTCAACAGGAGACTCCAACTGAGTCCCCAGAATCTCCCACACAGGAGAAACCTCCAACACAGCAGGAGACCCCTGTTCAGACCCCTGGAGAGGTTAAACCTTCCACAACCCAGCAGGACACCCTGGCTCAGGATTCACAGGCTCCTGAGGAGGGTGAATCACCTTCAACCCAGGAGGAGGCCCTGGCTCAACTTCCAGGGACTCAGGAAGAGAAGGAACCTTCTCCACCCCAGCAGGAGGCCCCTGCTGAGCTTCCACAAATCCCTGAGGAGGGTGAACCTTCCTCAATACAGGAGGAGAGCCAGGATCATCATGCACAGACTCCTGAGAAAGCTAAACCTTCTTCAACCCAGCAGGAGGCCCCAACCCAGTATCCACAGGCCTCTGAGGAGGGAGAACCATCTCCAGCTCAGGAAGAGGCTCCCACTCAATTTCCACAAATTCTTGTGAAGAGTGGGTTTCCAGAACAACATCCAGCCCCTGCTGAAAATGTTGAACCTTATCCAGATCAGCAGGGAGTACCAACACAGACTGGAGATCTTCCTGAAGAAACTGAACTTTCTCCAAGCCAGCAGTGGAGCTCATCTCTGCCTCAGATGCCTGTCGTAGGTGTAGAACCTTCTCCAGTCCAGCCTGAGCACCAGGCTCAGCCTCCAGAGTCCTCTACAGATATTGTAGCTCAGCCTCCAGTACATCATGAGGTGACATCCTCACgtctaggtcctggtgaagctCAGCATCCAATGTTGCCCAATATCACAGCAAAACCTGTAGATCTGGAGGTTTTCATAACTCCAGTGCCCACTAAGTTTGAACATGCTccagggcagcaggaggcctCTGCTCAAGCTCCAGTTCCCCCTGAGCAGGTTGAATTTTCTCCAGCCCAGTCCGAGCTTCTTTTCCAGTCTCCAGAGACCCTTGAAGATGAATTTCCTCCAGGCCAACAAGAACTCATAGTAAAGACTCCAGACCCTCCTAAGGAGATGGAACCTACTTCAGCCCAACAGGAGGCCCCAGCTGAGCCATCAGAGCCCCATAAGGAGATTGAACCATCTTCAAATGAGTACACAGTCTCAGCTCATTCTCCAGGGCCCACTGAAGACGTCAAGCCTCCAACCCAACCAGAGGTTCCAGCTCAGCCTCCTGTTCCCCAGCAGGTCCCAGCTATATCTCCTGAGCCCCGACAGGAGGTAGAGCCTTCTGCCACACAACAGGAATCCCCAGCCCAGTCTTTAGAACTTGCTGACAAAGTGGAACCTCTTCCAGTCTCTCAAAAGACCCCTTCTCAGCTTCTACAGTTTCCTGAGAAGGTGGAATCCTCTCCAGTCCTGCAAGAAGCTCCATCTCTACCTCTAGAGCCCCTTAAGGAGGTAGAACTTTCTCCAGCCCAACAGGTGGCACAGACTCAGCCTTCAGAGCTCCCTGAGAAGCTAGAGTCATTTCCAATTCTGCAGCAGGCTTCAACTCAGTCTCCAGAGCCCCATCAAGAGTCAGAACCTTCTCCAGCTCAGCCTCCAGAGCCATCTAAGGAGGTTGAACCACAACTTCCAGTCCATAACGAGATGACAGTTCCACCTCAAGGACAAGATCAAGCTCAGCGTTCAAGCTTGCCCAGTGTCACTGCTAAACCTGTTGACTTGGAGTTTACTGTACCTCCAGAGCCTTCTACAACCCTGCAGCAGACTCTAGCTCCTCCAGAGGATCCAGAGGTGACACTTCCACATCCAGAACATGTTGAGGCTCAGAGTCCAAATTTGTCTGAAGTCACAGTTCAACCTTTAGATCTGGAGCTTACCATAACACCAGAACCCATTACAGAGGTTGAAACTTCAACCATGCAAGAGACTCCAGGTCCTCCTTTAGAGCCACCTGACGAGTCTGTAATGCAGCCTCCCATGTATCGGGAGGTGACAGTTCCAACTCCAGGTCAGGATCAAGCTCGGCATCTATTGTTACCCAATGTAACGGTTCAGCCTTTGGACTTGGAGCTTACCCTAACTCCAGAACCCACCACAAAAGTTGAACATTCTACAACCGTGAGTAAAACTACTGTTCCTCCAAAGGACATGGAAGTGACATTTGCACATCAAGAGCAGGTTCAAGCTCAGCATCCAATCTTGACTGAAGTCACAGTTCAGCCTTTGGACCTGGGGCTTACCATAACTTCAGAATTCACTAAGGAGATTGAACTTCCTCAACCTATGCAGGAGACTCCAATCCAGCTTCCAGAGCCACCTAAGGAGGTTACTGTAGCTCAATCTCCAGTATATCAGGAGGAGACCATTCCAACACCAGGTTGGGATCAAATTCAGCATCCATCATCACCCAGTGTAACAGTTCAACCTTTGGACCTGGAGCTTACTGTAAGTCCAGAACCCACTACAGAAGTTGAACATTCTACAGCCCTGAAAAAGACTATAGCTCCTCCAAAAGACGTGGAGGTGACATTTGCACATCTCGAGCAGGTTCTGTCTCGCCGTCCAAACTTGACTAAGGTCACAGTTCAACCTTTGGACCTGGAACTTACCATAACTCCAGCATCCACTACAGAGATTGAACCTTCTCCAACCATGCCTCTAGAGCTGCCTAAGGAACTTGTAGCTCAACCTTCCATATATCAAGAGGCAGCAGTTCCAACGTCAGCTCAGGATCAAGCTCAGCACCTGTGGTCACCAAATGTGACAACACAACCTTTGGCCCTAGAGCTTACCATAAGTCCAAAACCCACTACAGAGGTTGAACAGTCTACAACTCTGCATCAGACTACAGCTCCTCCAAAGGACCTTGAGGTGACATTTCCACCATCAGAGCAGGTTCAGGTTCAGCATTCAACCTTAAATAAAGTCAAAGTTAAACCTTTGGACTTGGGGCTTACCATAACTCCAGAACCTACTACAGAGACCAAACCTTCTCCAACCATGCAAGAGACCCCAACTCAGCCTCCAGAGCCACCTAAGGAGGTTGTAGTTCAATATCCATTCCATCAGGAGGGGACAGTTCCAACCCTAGGTCAGGATCAAGCTCCGTATCCAACTTTACCCAGTGTCACAGTTCATCCTGTGGACATGGGACTTACCATGACTTCAGAACCTACTACCCAGGTTGAAGGTTCTACAACCACCAAGACTACAACTCCCCCTCCAAAGGACCTTGAGATGACGCTTGCGCATCTCGAGCAGATTCAGAGGCAACATCCAAACCTGACTGAAGTCACTGTTCCACCTATGGACCTGGAAATTACTGTAACTGCAGGATCCAATATGGAAGTTGAACCTTCTCCAGCCAGGCAAGAGACCCCAACTCAGCCTCCAGAGCCACCTAAGGAGGTTAAAGTTCAATATCCATTTCATCAGGAAGTGATGAGTCCAACTCCAAGTAAGGGTGAAGTCCAGCATCCAGAATCACCCAGCATCACATTTCATAATGGGGGCTTGGGGCTTACCATTACTCCAGAACCTATTACAGAGGCTAAACATTCTGCAACCACGAAGAAGACTACAGCTCCTTCTCCAGCGGACCTTGAGGTGACACTTGCACATCGAGAGCGTGTTCAGAGTCAACAGCCAAACCTGACTAAAGTCACTGTTCCACCTATGGACTTGGAAATTACTGTAAGTCACCAACCAGAGTCATCTGAGTCGGTTCTCCCCCCAACGACTCAGCCCTCAGTGGTGCATTTTGCAAAATACTTCCCAGAAAAGGCATATACAACTTTCACTGAGCAGCCAGAACAGAGTGTTACCACAAATGTCAACATATGTGAGCTCTGTACCTGCAAAGATGAGACGCTATCGTGTACTGGTTTCAGCCCAAAGCAGAGGCTCCGCAGAGTGCCTGTGCCAGAGCCCAACACGGACAACAACACCTTCACCATCTT AAATTTCCAAGGAAACGCTATTTCTTACATTGAGGAGAATACATGGAAGCCATACCGTTGGACTGAGAAATT AATTCTCAGTCATAACCCTCTGACAACTGTTGAAgattcatatctttttaaattgccagcattaaaatattt AGACATGGGAACAACACAGGTGTCACTTTCAACAATTGAGAGCATTCTCATGATGACCCTTGAATTGGAAAAACT GATATTACCTAGCCGTATGTCCTGTTGTCTCTGCCAACTCAAAAATAATATTGAGGTTGTTTGCAAGACAGTCAAGCTGCATTGTGACGGTGAATGTTTGACAAATGCCACACGTTGTG ATGAAAAAGCATCTATAATGAATGTAGAAGGATCATTCATGAAGGTATTAAAAGCCCGGAAGAAGAGTACCAGTACTGAGCTGACAATTGAGCCAGAGAAGGCATCCTCAGACAAAAATGGCATCGGTCTGTCAGCCTTTATGAATGAGCAGTTAGACTTTAATGATGAAAGTGATGTTATCAGTGCGCTGAATTACATATTACCTTATTTCTCAGAGGGAAATGTAGAAGATGTAGAATCAACATTACTACCATTCATTAAAACTCTGTTTTCAAATGTTCAAGATGGAGACAAGCCTGTGGGTTACttgaaaaacaacacaaagaGCCCTTCTCTTGAACCTGGACCCAACAATTcaacttacaaaaataaactgaggaaACTCTCTTTCCTGGAAAATTTGTTAGAtgcagaaattcaagaaaaaattgatgaggtaaaaaagaaagaaaaaactgccatGCTTATACCTCCCGGGATTTTAGGTCCCAAATTTAAGAAATTGGAAACTGCCCAAGGACAGGAAAAGACCCTTCCCAAGTCTAAGAATTTACGGAAGAGGTGGTTTAGAAAAAACAGTGTTCTCAAGGGCCCCAAGGACCCACAGAAAAGGCACTACAAGGAAGTGGACGTTCAGAGCACCCAAGGGAAACAGAGTGCCCAGTCATTTGTGAAGAACATGGCCAAAGAAAGAAGGCTCAGTGGACCATCCCCAAGGGAGCTGGAGGAGCTTCACATGGCCCAGAGGCCCAGGAAATTAGTGGGAAACTCCGTCCACACAGAGTCTTCATTCATAAAGGAGCACAAGGCAGCAGCCTCTTCTTTCCCGAAGCAAAACATAATGGGCAAGCCTTCTGCCTCCACTGCTCCAAAATCCCTACCTAAGGTGAAAACCAAATCAGAAGACTCAACCTACCCCATTGTTGTTTTAGAAGATGCGAATGCTAGAGTTAGGGAAATGGAGGCTTCCAGACCAGTCTCGCATtctggaaaaaagtatattttccataaaattcgCTCACGTATAGTCCAAAGAACACCCAagaccaaaaaaagtaaaaagttcagaaagaaaaactcactCTCGAATAGATTGATGCCTGCACAGAGGCCTCCATTGCCTGCCGTCAGGAGCCTCATCGATTCCCCTTCACAGGAGGCTATTTCATCTTCAGAAAAACGAATTCAGGAAAATCCTTTTCCAGAATTATTTACTCTTTCAGAACCTTCTAAAGAAAACACTACTGTAGAAAACACTACTGCACAGAATGCttctgaagaaattatttctcCAGGAAGCACTACTGTATCAGAACAAACTCCCCCTGAATTCACAAACCGTAGGAATCTTTCCAATACATATTCTACTACCACCAGAGACAACTTTGTGCCGACTGTTAAACAAACCAATGAAACACAATGGGAATACCACAACTTGGTCACTGACTTGCCCCCAAAGCCCACAGGCTTCAGTGTTGCAAAGCTCTCATCCGCAGGTGATCTATTTGAAATTCAGCTAAACCAGCAGCTACGGTCCCTCATCCCGAATAATGACGTGAGAAGGCTCATTTCTCATGTTATCCGGACTTTGAAAATGGACTGCTCTGAGACCAATGTGCAACTGGCCTGTGCCAAGCTTATCTCCAGAACAGGCCTCCTGATGAAGCTTCTCAGCGAGCAGCAGGAAGTAAAGGTGTCCAAGGCAGAGTGGGATACAGACCAATGGAAGACTGAGAACTATATCAATGAGAGCACAGAAGCCCAGAGTGAACAGAAAGAGCAGAAGTCAAGTGAG ccaACAAAAGAAGTTCCAGGTTATGGCTATAACAACAAACTCATCTTGGCAATATCTGTGACTGTAGTAGTAATGATTTTGATTATAGTTTTCTGTCTCATTGAG